A genomic segment from Aegilops tauschii subsp. strangulata cultivar AL8/78 chromosome 1, Aet v6.0, whole genome shotgun sequence encodes:
- the LOC109761698 gene encoding protein FAR1-RELATED SEQUENCE 1-like: MKKYKDHLALLYKAHEKLKDDLNAVLNHPLMPSEFERAWKDLIQRYNLQDDEVMNSLWEDRHEWISAYYKEVFCARMTSTQRSESMNRILKQNFVKEKHDLHLFAQQVDKCIQTRKAVEHAETVANESEVKTTTQFGFEVQLSKVYTRAVFADFKETLYRSTAFRAERCPENPTKNAVSSLAA, from the exons ATGAAGAAGTACAAAGACCACCTCGCCTTGCTGTATAAGGCGCACGAGAAACTCAAGGATGATCTCAATGCAGTGCTCAACCACCCACTAATGCCGTCAGAATTTGAACGAGCATGGAAGGACCTCATTCAGAGATACAACTTGCAAGACGACGAAGTGATGAATTCGCTGTGGGAAGACAGGCACGAGTGGATCTCGGCTTACTACAAGGAAGTTTTCTGTGCTCGGATGACTTCCACGCAGAGAAGCGAGAGCATGAACCGCATACTGAAGCAAAACTTTGTCAAAGAGAAGCATGATCTCCATCTGTTTGCTCAGCAGGTGGACAAGTGCATTCAGACCAGGAAGGCCGTCGAGCACGCAGAGACAGTAGCAAATGAG TCAGAAGTAAAGACAACAACCCAGTTTGGGTTCGAAGTTCAGCTATCAAAAGTGTATACAAGGGCAGTGTTTGCAGATTTCAAAGAAACACTCTACCGTAGCACTGCATTCAGAGCAGAACGGTGCCCTGAGAACCCGACAAA AAATGCAGTTAGCTCACTGGCAGCATGA